One segment of Clarias gariepinus isolate MV-2021 ecotype Netherlands chromosome 6, CGAR_prim_01v2, whole genome shotgun sequence DNA contains the following:
- the LOC128526124 gene encoding uncharacterized protein LOC128526124, with amino-acid sequence MLPTIPCDTTVYSNAQLPTIPSDQDISFTAQLPTIPSDQDIYSTAQLPTIPSDQDIYSTAELPTIPHDQDIYSTAELSTIPPDQDIYSTAELPTIPHDQDIYSTAQLPTIPSDHDIYSTAQLPPVPSDKDIYSTAQLPAVPSDQGIYSTAQLSTAPSDQGIYSTAQLPTVPSDQGIYSTAQLSTAPSDQDIYSTAQLPTVPSDQDIYSTAQLPTVPSDQDVHSTAQLPTVPSDQDVHSTAQLPRIPSDQDVHATAQLPTMPSDQDIHPRA; translated from the coding sequence ATGTTACCTACAATCCCCTGTGACACTACGGTTTATTCCAATGCTCAGCTACCCACAATCCCCTCTGATCAGGACATCTCCTTCACAGCTCAGTTACCCACAATCCCTTCTGATCAGGACATTTACTCCACAGCTcagttacccacaatcccctcTGATCAGGACATTTACTCCACAGCTGAGTTACCCACAATCCCTCATGATCAGGACATTTACTCCACAGCTGAGTTATCCACAATCCCTCCTGATCAGGACATTTACTCCACAGCTGAGTTACCCACAATCCCTCATGATCAGGACATCTACTCCACAGCTcagttacccacaatcccctcTGATCACGACATCTACTCCACAGCTCAGTTACCCCCAGTACCCTCTGATAAGGACATCTACTCCACAGCTCAATTACCCGCAGTCCCCTCTGATCAGGGTATCTACTCCACAGCTCAGTTATCCACAGCCCCCTCTGATCAGGGTATCTACTCCACAGCTCAGTTACCCACAGTCCCCTCTGATCAGGGTATCTACTCCACAGCTCAGTTATCCACAGCCCCCTCTGATCAGGACATCTACTCCACAGCTCAATTACCCACAGTCCCCTCTGATCAGGACATCTACTCCACAGCTCAGTTACCCACAGTCCCATCAGATCAGGACGTCCACTCCACAGCCCAGTTACCCACAGTCCCATCAGATCAGGACGTCCACTCCACAGCTCAGTTACCCAGAATTCCTTCTGATCAGGATGTCCACGCCACAGCTCAGTTACCCACAATGCCCTCTGATCAGGACATCCACCCCAGAGCTTAG
- the LOC128526385 gene encoding CMRF35-like molecule 8, whose product MCECELRMKILLLIFTLCLISDLSYKKSISETVHLGGDLNISCKYPESLRSNPKFLCKTSLKDSACSHKKYVNQSGKFSLYDDRERQILSVSIRNVTERDSGEYWCGAEAAWESDDGYEVYFTQINLTVTDTSQPGSTLKPTQPSSSSSSSSLSQPSSASSSAVSTLIPVSVILLLLLIGFIFLTLIFQKRRKMQGRATTDQCPVQNFNSDQGVPLVVCEYEEIKDTRDLSASDAGTSAVYSNVRLPTKPFNPLQPLYDTTVLPTIPCDSTIYSNDQLPTMPSDQDVYSTAQLPTGLSNEKPAEGVTYATVSFHSNTSSSNDAVPQVGEDVTSEYASVSHGTSSV is encoded by the exons atgtgtgagtgtgaactCAGGATGAAGatcctcctcctcatcttcacCCTCTGTCTGATCTCAG ATCTGTCCTATAAGAAGTCGATCAGTGAGACTGTCCATTTAGGAGGAGATTTGAACATCAGCTGTAAATACCCAGAATCCCTCAGGAGTAATCCCAAGTTTCTCTGCAAGACGAGCCTAAAAGATTCCGCTTGTTctcataaaaaatatgttaatcaAAGTGGAAAATTCTCCCTGTATGATgacagagaaagacaaatcTTGAGTGTGAGTATTAGAAATGTAACTGAGCGAGACTCTGGTGAATACTGGTGTGGAGCTGAAGCAGCCTGGGAATCTGATGATGGATACGAGGTTTATTTCACACAGATCAACCTGACAGTTACTG atACAAGTCAGCCAGGTTCAACATTGAAGCCAACAcaaccttcatcatcatcatcatcatcatcactatctcAGCCTTCTTCAGCATCTTCTTCAGCAG TCTCCACCTTGATCCCTGTGTCTGTAATTCTGCTGCTGCTTCTGATTGGATTCATATTCCTCACTTTAATTTTCCAAAAGAGACGCAAGATGCAAG GTAGAGCAACTACTGACCAGTGTCCTGTCCAAAACTTCAATAGTGACCAAGGG GTTCCCCTTGTTGTCTGTGAGTATGAAGAGATTAAAGACACCAGAGACCTTTCTGCATCAGATGCTGGAACTTCTGCAGTTTATTCTAATGTTCGACTGCCCACAAAACCCTTTAATCCTTTGCAACCTCTTTATGACACCACAGTCTTACCCACAATCCCCTGTGACTCTACTATTTATTCTAATGATCAGTTACCCACAATGCCCTCTGATCAGGACGTCTACTCCACAGCTCAGTTACCCACAGGTCTTTCAAATGAGAAACCTGCTGAAGGTGTGACTTACGCAACAGTGAGTTTTCACTCCAACACCAGCAGCTCTAATGATGCAGTTCCACAGGTTGGAGAAGACGTCACTTCTGAGTACGCTTCAGTCAGTCACGGTACTTCATCTGTTTAG